A window of the Bufo gargarizans isolate SCDJY-AF-19 chromosome 1, ASM1485885v1, whole genome shotgun sequence genome harbors these coding sequences:
- the NDUFB6 gene encoding NADH dehydrogenase [ubiquinone] 1 beta subcomplex subunit 6 produces the protein MSVNPVDSQLRQQQLRALRRKWLKDQELSPREPVLPEKKLNAVDRFWASFLQKNSVWRRYTFRTYNLGVQAVTRVLIPAWIIHYFVKYHMETSPYSVVYQKPRLYPGDVIQETGQVIPPLQEPSRGHHH, from the exons ATGTCGGTCAATCCAGTAGACTCGCAGCTCCGGCAGCAACAGCTGAGAGCGCTCCGCAGGAAATGGCTGAAGGATCAGGAGCTGAGCCCTCGGGAGCCCGTCCTGCCCGAGAAGAAGCTGAATGCGGTGGACAGGTTCTGGGCCAGCTTTCTGCAGAAGAACTCTGTGTGGAGGAGATAC ACCTTCAGGACGTATAATCTTGGTGTCCAAGCAGTGACCAGAGTTCTGATCCCAGCCTGGATCATTCATTACTTTGTGAAGTACCACATGGAG ACCTCTCCATACAGCGTTGTTTATCAAAAACCTCGGCTGTACCCT GGTGATGTCATCCAAGAGACGGGACAAGTTATCCCACCCCTTCAGGAACCAAGCAGGGGTCATCACCACTAA